The Ostrea edulis chromosome 1, xbOstEdul1.1, whole genome shotgun sequence genomic sequence ACCCTGTTTCATAATGCTACTGGCTCTTTGTGTCTAGCATCTTTTTTCAATGACAGATGGGTGACATCTGTATTTATATACCGAAAGGTAgaagtatataggaaaaataattCGTTTATATAATTCTCAATTTGACATCAGATGAAGTGTTAATCGGGGATATATGCATTTGCtcgatcaagatatggggctcacggcggttgtgaccggtcgacaggggatgcttactcctcctgggcacttgatcccacctctggtatattcagggtccgtgtttgcacaactctatttagtattgcttataggagttatgagattgatcactgttcgttatattcgcctttcatgcaTATGTTAATGTTTTTAGCAGAATCGTTATGTACCGAGATTCAATCtcttcatgaaaaataaattgatatcaacATCAGTCTTGAAGTTCACAAAAACTTTTCCGAGACACTATCTATACTGTATCAATGTAGCCTAATGTCATCATCAATTTTGTTCTAGCCAGTAATTGAAGGCATAATCACCAGGGTGAATTTCAAACAGAGAGATATTGTAACGATTGAATGACAAACACAAATCGGACTCAAATGCAGAAAAACTCACATCATAGATTTTAAAAACCTAAGCAATTCATTTACCAAGAAAGTGCCTAAAAATTTTCTACAATTCAGGAGTTTCAGCGAGTTGGGCTAGAGTTTTAATGAACACGGCTACATTCTTcttttattaattcattatgCACACCTTTCGTCAATATTGATGTTTTCTCTTAATTGACCGATATACATATTCTAGCACTTGTGAGTTTATCATCTTTTGAAGCTCACTTgatacttttcaaatatttttattagagaTGTCGTCGAGTATTCGACAATCACTCGGTCATACCGATCATCGACTATTTTTCACAGTCGAGTACTTGTTAGAATagcttttttaaataatgttcatAAATCCTTACAGCTATATCTCCCGAAAAGGGGGAGAATGTTCGCGACTGTGAATTAAAACTTTACCTCTCCGAAAACTCGTACCCTGATGGCATTAATCCAATTATTTGATGGCATTCCTAGCTGGTGAGTTTTTGTTCGTGCCTTCAGAGACAATTTTTTTCATCGACTGGACAATTGGGAGACAAAACTTAGAAATAGGCTCTCGTCCAATATTTGTCGACCAAATTATTTTTGGTTTTGAACaagaatatattgtacatgcattGGAAAAAAACCCTTATACATATGTTTACATGATTCTTTTTATGCCTGAGTACACGTACATTTTAATTGTTGCTTGTACAGCATTTccgtatcaaataaaaattatcgtGGTGGATTAATTACGGTTATCGACAGCCTTTCGTCCCCTGCCGTGTACTTGGCTATCAAGGTGCACCGAGGTATGACTCATGCATGAATTAGGTACACTTGTACCATATCAGTCCGTTTTTTGACTGTGTACTTGACTATCGCTCGACTAAAGCGTCCGAGTAAAATTGACATCCCTAAGTTTTATGTTCTGatgaatgtttacatgtaactatactTGTCCAATTGAAACTTAAACTggcatgtatataaacagtgtGATTCGATAAAATAACAGGtttgtgataatatttttttttaaacatgatattcaTTAGTTATCTAATTTTATGTTACTCATATTTTTGTTCTTGAattgcattaatttttttttcttaggaAAGCATTGCCCCCTCCCCCGTAAATCCGCTAATGATTACAACACCCTTGTGGAATCTTTGTGAGAATGTCAACATATCAACTGAATATGAACGATACAACACTGGCATCCTCATTGCATTTCACAAGCTTACATgcaaaacacaatgctttttccatacaatgtcatatttattatcaaaatgaatactCATTGTATCTGAAAATCCACGAGGAAATTTAATGAAGAACTtaataatattaaatgataCAGTTTTTTCTCCTTTACGCCATTCGAGTAAATATTGACTTCGTTAATTAACTACCTTAGCAATATAACGACGTCAAAATGACGTTACAATGTAAATGCATTCATTTCATTGCTATATTTAGAAGCCCGTAGAAAGAAAATGCGTAGAGGAAATCggataaaattaattgatttagaAAGCAAATTTTATAGCCTTTTGACCcccaaaagattttaaattttggaaaCAGGGCCATTTTTCATGATTTCTGGCTTTAGTCCtttagtgaaaataaatcaatatcaaattttacaaaacaaacagGGGAATTACTTTGAATTAtacagtaattttttttcttggaaTATTTTACTTTGATTTTGTTATGTCAAAGGTACGTGTAGCACTCTTCAACTTGGGAGGTAAATAAATTACTGGGGTTTATTATGTCGGTTGTCAAAGGTTTACAGATAATTCAAATCTTTTCAATTTCTACATTTTGGAACTCAACGTCCGTCAAAATATGTTCTGGTAAAATTATTTGTATACCTACATGTGAGAGCTAGAAAATTGCCAGACCTACGAGGGAAGCACCTGCCGGTTAGAAAAATCTTTGCCGTTTAGCTTGACTTTATTCTGCTGGCAGCAGTGGTCATGTGCTTTTTAGTTGTGAAAATTTCAGACTAAACATGGCGGTGattaaaagtaaatgaatagatataattttaattgacTGTATTCCTCATATCAAGAGATAAGAAGAAAATGAGAGCTGCTCTTACAAATAAAGTTTAGGGGTATATTCAAATCAGCATGTcagtttgtaaatattttatctggACATGTTCTGAGAGACTACCACGTGTTTTTTCCTGAAAATTCTACACCCCTTTATTACAATATAAAGATGTGCAAGTGAAATTTTCCTTATAAATGGACAAgttttcttcattttacagGTGTTATTTTTTCCACTTTATGGACTTTGCCATTTTGTTTTGGATTTTGTAACCATATGCTCTCTCACAGATACTACTGCATAACTTCAGAGGATAATGAAATCATCGTGTTAATTTGTCTAGCTATCTGCCCCTGTGTGTATGGACATGATTTTGTCCGGAAATTTTCTAAAAGAATGGTTTTTGAATTTTCCTAAAAAATTATACACTCTTTAATTAAccataataataattaataaatatcAAAGGAATGTctgtgattgtttgttatacctTCACTaaaaaacttcattgttatttcggatttcaaacatttcggttgagcattactgaagagacattatttgtcgaaatgcgcatctggtggatcaaaattggtaccgtatacgttttacattatgacccctgggtcgaggtctctgctggtggactgttagtccccgagggtctctacagcccagtagctaagtacttcgttaatAGCTTAAAAATGCGGATGTATATTtgattgctgttataaaatttagaaatttatttcaaaatcaaggattatctccctcacgcatagctcttatccttagatgaatttgactccactttttggcacgatgttttcccctataatagctctaaaacttcattgttatttcggatttcaaacatttcggttgagcatcacgcaagagacattatttgtcgaaatgcgcatctggtgcaacaaaattggtaccgtataagttttacataataaatcaTGGTTGTTCCCCAACCTGGCTTTTCTCATTACATTTCAGATGTTaggaattttaaaatcattgtgaTAATTGAAGGGTATCATGGAAGAGACCAGCTTTTGCAGATGTCACAACAAGTTAGAAGGTAGCATGCAGTTTCCAAAGTTGTATAGGAACAGTGGATTTCAATTGAGTACACCCGTATTTAATCAAACGTGAagcatatacatatgtaagactctaaagtgcgatggtcgctccaaagtccgatggtcacgccaaagtccgatggtgccgggttcagtaacgtttgtgacgtcacgtcattgttatgtcattcttaacgtctttcaaaataaatccaaagaaatgcaacatggacaacagcaacggcaaggtttacactgttggGGATAGTGAGAACGACAAAGTACATTTCTTGTCAAACTATCTACTTCGCCcgaacattctttaattcatgatcatttattactttaaCGTACACGCATTGAAGATTCCTGGGGGTAtgttatgatacaaaacattctataaGATTTCGCATGGAAAAATTTTAATAACACGACAACGAGATGGTAATGAAAGAagtttttattcttattttttgtacatggattttgcactgatattttagtgaaataaCACACCGTTCGTACAGTCTGTACCACaacactgtgtcgtttacaaaccaatggatttcggcgtgtcagaccatcgtACTTTcgcgcatgagtgtggaccatcgcactttggcgtgtcacaccatcatGGTTTGGCgtagaccatcgcactttggcgtgaccatcgcactttagagtcccatcgcactttggagtcctacataTATACAAAAGTAATATCAAAATGTTCTGTTCTATTGTATTGACTACAAAGCATTGCTCACGTTTACCTATATATAGAGGAGGTAACAAGTCGAGTAAGTGCTTTTTAAGTTTATCGTTTATTCTAGAGCCTTAGAGTATATCTAAATTTCTTGTTTCACCAGGACAAACACAGTGATAAATAATGGTAGTACATTGCCTTTGAAAATTCCGTATTAAAAttttatggcaacacattgaaACGTTGCAAgcaaatataataaattttattaagaCCAATAGTTGTAGCTGTATTGAAATTGACAACACACGTACATATTTGATTAATAGTAGTTTGTGATTGAATGggaaatttatttatttcaaatatcacAAAATACTCAGAAACACTTAGAAATATTCAAAAGCGTATTAGTACACGAAGGTTAAATCCTCAGCCCAGTAGTCCATCCTCCAGGTTTCGACACTGGAAGTCTATGGCTCTGTTTCCATGACGGCGTTATTTCTTCGTCGTCTTCCTCTTCATCATCGTCCTCTTTACGTTTACCTCCACAGAACTTTAGACAACAGCAGCCAAGAATACCCATGCCAGTGATTGCCGTAAGAGCAAGGAACCCAATTTCAATCATTTGAAACCAACCAGGGATTACAAATCTTTTTCGAGATTGGTTTGGATTGGTACTAGGTCTTGAGTTTAAATTTGGAAACGAACTTGAAGTAGTAGATGAACTTGTGGTAGATACTGTAGTAGACGTGGTCATTTTGGGGTAACGATTAGGTCTGATGCTAGGACGTTTTGTGGTTGTAGGGTTGGTCATTCTGATTACAGAAACAGTCGATGTCGTGGTAGGTGTTTTCATAGAAATGGTAGAAGATTTAGCTGATGTTGTGAGACCTTTTGTTGGAGTGTTTGTTCGAATGGTGTATGTTGGGTTTGTTGAGGATCCGGAAGACGTGAACAAAACCGGAAACGTCGATATAGTATCTAAAAATGAACAAGCAACGCTCAACATTAATTCTGACAATTGCAAACAAATGCAGACAAATTCATTAAGAATTATCCCTCTTTGAAATGGCCttcaaatgaaatttcatttcatttttgaatacgGAAATAAATAGGTACTTTTCTCTTCTTTACCTATTCAGCAATATAGGCTTGCGTGCATTTATAGACACAGGTACTTGCGTTTAAAAACATCATTAAAGACTCTTAATTTTCtatcttatttcaaaatttacacatacatgtaaggaGACAAATCTTATTATAAAGTATACCTACCTGAACAGTTTCCAAGAGTTGTTGTAATGTCGTCAATACCAAATCCGCTATTTTTATCATTTGGATTAATTCCTTCAAAAATGACCTACAATAATGCAATAAAACTTTTACAGGGATGTAAAGGAAACTCCAATCATCCCACTATTCCTACCTTTAAACTTAGTTTTGATCAAGTCACAAACGTGATAACTAAGGTTAAACATTTAACGGGTAGCCTAGTGGTGAAGTCGCTCACATCGCATCCTGGAGGTTTCATGTACAATTCCCGGACttgtcgcggtagctcagtggtagggcgttcgctttgtaaccgggaggtcgtgagttcgagctaCGTTTGTGTCATGCCgagtcaaacctaagacgttaaataGATAATgcttgctccttcgccaaacacatTGCATTAAAAAGTGAGAATAACGGGTTTTTCAGATGTgatcttctccatcgtcaacttcccttatctatgtaacaatattccattattacctgtataaagtgtttacatctctcaactgattcgatacacaaaagcttgttctgcatatgatcagattgtaaatcgaggcagactactcacaaacaagttgatagtgcaggagttccaacagtctcgtttaaagtcaacatttcgcaaattctatagtcgttataacgatctagtttgccaatacaacctatcattaggtcaaatgtttcataccgattcttagaccgttcttgacataCTACTTTTGACTACCGATTACTCCTTTtatctgattaagatatagggtgcgcggcgggtgtgaccgatggacaggggatgtttgctcctcttaggcacctgattcaCTTATGGGATATCCAAAtatccgtgtttccccaactctttattttgtattcctaatgggggttatgagattgatcactgttagttatcttcgtctttcatgagtaaaaaaaaaatctcgaagggacgtaaaacaaacaaaacaaagcgATTCATGGTTGCGGCTTAAACATTAAAAAGCGTACTGATTGTTTCTTCTCCAGTCGCCTCGCATTAGTAATGAAAACAAAGGCGGTTTTTTTCGGAAGTGACCTTTTAAAATGGAGGCCACGGTAAGTCTTGGCGCGGTAAACGTGCCTTTTGTACGACCTTAAGTGTCATGCATAATGCAAACATTGTGGCACTTTATCTACAGtgggtgacatctccatataacCGGAAAAAAATCTCGAATGGGGCGCTAAACAacaatgtgtaaaaaaaaaaaaaaaaaaaaagtgtaatGATATCTCTAACAATTTTAgattatatttcttttaacaatTGCTTTTGAATGTATTACCCGTCCTGAGAATCCTCCAAGCAGGGGCACTTTGGTAAAATACCAGCTGAATGTTTCATTGATTGTCCTCGACCATATCAAATTTGCATCTTGCAATGACGTGGAACCATTTGTTATGTACACATTGAGCGTCTTGTTGTCTTTCCCAAACATTTGATAATGAAACTGGAGACACgcttcatttttcaaaatattatttatcaATGGGCTCACGATGTATGCGGATTTATGTGGCCTCATCAAACCTCCATCCACGTATATGAATTTTCCTGATGAATTTTTAAAGGTGTGGTCGGTGATTGGTCCTGTTTTAGATGATGTGGTTGATCCATTGCAAATGATCCATGAAGAGTTGGAAAGTGGATGTTGTAATAAAAATCCGCAATTTGAATATTCAAAGTCACAACCTAATGCTGCAATATATAtgattacaatattttaaaatgccaTTGTTCAATCCAGCATATATATGTGCttattttataatattttacTGCAAAACATTATGTATTCATATAGTATAAATCTACTAACTTTATGaacatttaaaagaaattgcAAACCTGAAAGAGGCACAGTTGCACCAGTAGTGGGAGAAGCTTTTGCTGTGGTGGGAATAGTCCTTTTGGCTGTAGTAGTTGTGGTTGGAGTAGTCCGCTTAGTGGTGGTCTTTCTATTGGTAGTTGTCATGGGAGTGGTTGTGGTGGGAGTTGTCCGTTTAGTGGTGGTCTTTCTAGTGGTAGTTGTCATGGGAGTGGTTGTGGTGGGAGTTGTCCGTTTAGTGGTGGTCTTTCTATTGGTAGTTGTCATGGGAGTGGTTGTGGTGGGAGTTGTCCGTTTAGTGGTGGTCTTTCTAGTGGTAGTTGTCATGGGAGTGGTTGTGGTGGGAGTTGTCCGTTTAGTGGTGGTCTTTCTAGTGGTAGTTGTCATGGGAGTGGTTGTGGTGGGAGTTGTCTGTTTAGTGGTGGTCTTTCTAGTGGTAGTTGTCAT encodes the following:
- the LOC125673375 gene encoding mucin-2-like isoform X2, giving the protein MRPEAVLLMTCVASLVTTVLGSKDCTPKPTDLVFVLDESGSVGQANFILQNKFVAKFVEGFDIGRNATQVAAITFSTGPKIEFYLKTYHDKTKLLEAIKQFNYSHPGLTMTHKALSYVRTDILNVTNGRRPDALPFVIVMTDGKSMSTPLTKKEAKKLHDMNVTVYAIGISSEANKEELQEIASNRNYVILVQDFSALKSIQGQALAGTCEAILKKVKGSNFTVSTKPLSTKTTTATTKRTTPTTRRTTPTTRRTTPTTTKRTTRTTTIKHTTPTTTTTRKTTPTTTTTTTTTPTTKRTTPTTRRTTPTTTTTTRKTTIKRTTPTTTTPMTTTTRKTTTKRTTPTTTTPMTTTTKKTTTKRTTPTTTTPMTTTTRKTTTKQTTPTTTTPMTTTTRKTTTKRTTPTTTTPMTTTTRKTTTKRTTPTTTTPMTTTNRKTTTKRTTPTTTTPMTTTTRKTTTKRTTPTTTTPMTTTNRKTTTKRTTPTTTTTAKRTIPTTAKASPTTGATVPLSALGCDFEYSNCGFLLQHPLSNSSWIICNGSTTSSKTGPITDHTFKNSSGKFIYVDGGLMRPHKSAYIVSPLINNILKNEACLQFHYQMFGKDNKTLNVYITNGSTSLQDANLIWSRTINETFSWYFTKVPLLGGFSGRVIFEGINPNDKNSGFGIDDITTTLGNCSDTISTFPVLFTSSGSSTNPTYTIRTNTPTKGLTTSAKSSTISMKTPTTTSTVSVIRMTNPTTTKRPSIRPNRYPKMTTSTTVSTTSSSTTSSSFPNLNSRPSTNPNQSRKRFVIPGWFQMIEIGFLALTAITGMGILGCCCLKFCGGKRKEDDDEEEDDEEITPSWKQSHRLPVSKPGGWTTGLRI
- the LOC125673375 gene encoding mucin-2-like isoform X1, producing the protein MLILQRPEAVLLMTCVASLVTTVLGSKDCTPKPTDLVFVLDESGSVGQANFILQNKFVAKFVEGFDIGRNATQVAAITFSTGPKIEFYLKTYHDKTKLLEAIKQFNYSHPGLTMTHKALSYVRTDILNVTNGRRPDALPFVIVMTDGKSMSTPLTKKEAKKLHDMNVTVYAIGISSEANKEELQEIASNRNYVILVQDFSALKSIQGQALAGTCEAILKKVKGSNFTVSTKPLSTKTTTATTKRTTPTTRRTTPTTRRTTPTTTKRTTRTTTIKHTTPTTTTTRKTTPTTTTTTTTTPTTKRTTPTTRRTTPTTTTTTRKTTIKRTTPTTTTPMTTTTRKTTTKRTTPTTTTPMTTTTKKTTTKRTTPTTTTPMTTTTRKTTTKQTTPTTTTPMTTTTRKTTTKRTTPTTTTPMTTTTRKTTTKRTTPTTTTPMTTTNRKTTTKRTTPTTTTPMTTTTRKTTTKRTTPTTTTPMTTTNRKTTTKRTTPTTTTTAKRTIPTTAKASPTTGATVPLSALGCDFEYSNCGFLLQHPLSNSSWIICNGSTTSSKTGPITDHTFKNSSGKFIYVDGGLMRPHKSAYIVSPLINNILKNEACLQFHYQMFGKDNKTLNVYITNGSTSLQDANLIWSRTINETFSWYFTKVPLLGGFSGRVIFEGINPNDKNSGFGIDDITTTLGNCSDTISTFPVLFTSSGSSTNPTYTIRTNTPTKGLTTSAKSSTISMKTPTTTSTVSVIRMTNPTTTKRPSIRPNRYPKMTTSTTVSTTSSSTTSSSFPNLNSRPSTNPNQSRKRFVIPGWFQMIEIGFLALTAITGMGILGCCCLKFCGGKRKEDDDEEEDDEEITPSWKQSHRLPVSKPGGWTTGLRI